The Nocardia terpenica nucleotide sequence CGCTGCCCGGAATGGCATGCGTGGCCCCTGCCCGGAATGGCGTGCGTGGCCCTCGTCATCCCGGCATGCTTTTGGCCGGGATCAAACCCCCTCGTACCGAATGGCTTCGGCCGGGGTCCCGGTCTGGATCAATCGGTCCACCGTGGCTCGTGTCATGCCCGGCGAGCCGCACACCAGGACCTGATGGTTCAGCAGTGGGCCCATGTCGCCGACCACGTCGGCGAGGGTGCCCTCCAGCATCTCGTTCACGTCGAAGCCGATGTCGACGCGGGAGCGCTCGTACCACTCGTCGACCCAGTTCGGGTCCTCCGGGCTCTCCACCACCGGGATCACGGTGAGCCACGGGAACTTCTCGGCCAGCAGGTACAGCATGTCGGAGGCGTAGAGGTCGCGCGGGGAGCGGCCGCCGATGAACAGGTGGGTGCGCGGCGGCACCGGGCGGCGCGACAGGTCGTGCAGCAGCGCGCACATGGGCGCCAAACCCGTTCCGCCCGCGATCATCACGACATCGGCGGCGTTCTCGTCGACGCTCATCCAGCCCGCGGGCGCGCCCACCAGCCACTCGTCGCCCTGGCGGGTGTCGGCGACGATCGAGCCGCTGCACCAGCCGCCCGGCACGGTCCGCACGTGGAACTCCAGCTTGCCGTCCAGCGAGGGCGGCAGCGCGGGCGACAGCCGCCGGCGCAATCCCGGATGCTGCGGCACCTGCACTTCCAGCGACTGTCCCGCGGCGAACGGCACGAACTCCCCGATCAGCCGGATCACCGCCAGGTCGTGGCGCA carries:
- a CDS encoding FAD-binding oxidoreductase, whose amino-acid sequence is MQLDTQEWSSTVVGHHRLRHDLAVIRLIGEFVPFAAGQSLEVQVPQHPGLRRRLSPALPPSLDGKLEFHVRTVPGGWCSGSIVADTRQGDEWLVGAPAGWMSVDENAADVVMIAGGTGLAPMCALLHDLSRRPVPPRTHLFIGGRSPRDLYASDMLYLLAEKFPWLTVIPVVESPEDPNWVDEWYERSRVDIGFDVNEMLEGTLADVVGDMGPLLNHQVLVCGSPGMTRATVDRLIQTGTPAEAIRYEGV